From Microbacterium pseudoresistens, the proteins below share one genomic window:
- the mtrB gene encoding MtrAB system histidine kinase MtrB: MPATSAVATRAAIVQDWRGWPQRLAGLWRHSLRFRTLVVTLALTAIAILVTCGAMALAIQNNLWEARKDQVLEDAQRAANDAQGLLYSSDAQGDRTALQGLMRDVRGRLSSVSSSDRIAVLRLDESPSTIAPQDFQQGLSSTTISTELRNAVLDQSDKQWWQPVALTAADGDRNPGIIVGQRLVVPNAGAYGLYIAYDLADTQQTLVLVQGSLWIAGVVLIALITLIVWFSLRSVVLPITEAAETSARLAAGDLEVRLPVRGEDELATLGRSFNAMADSIESQIKELGELSLVQQRFVSDVSHELRTPLTTIRLASEMLNDQRDAFDPTTTRTAELLHAQVQRFDTLLADLLEISRYDAGSVQLETEPTSLAHLAEEMVEELAPLAETHATALRLVAPGGHTPVDMDPRRVRRVLRNLVGNAIEHGEGHPIVVTVDSNQHAVAVGVRDSGLGMAPEDAERVFDRFWRADPSRTRTIGGTGLGLSIALGDARLHGGTLAVWSELGVGTNFVLTLPRGAGTVQGPSPVALEPEEALSDLGTVTEPITLVPWARTREYEAGKRDAGKDAS, encoded by the coding sequence GTGCCGGCGACGAGTGCGGTCGCGACCCGCGCCGCGATCGTGCAGGACTGGCGCGGATGGCCGCAGCGCCTGGCCGGGCTGTGGCGGCACTCCCTGCGCTTCCGCACGCTCGTGGTCACGCTGGCTCTCACGGCCATCGCGATCCTCGTCACCTGCGGAGCCATGGCCCTGGCGATTCAGAACAACCTCTGGGAGGCGCGCAAGGACCAGGTGCTCGAAGACGCCCAGCGGGCCGCCAACGATGCCCAGGGGCTGCTGTACTCCTCCGATGCGCAGGGCGACCGCACGGCGCTGCAGGGTCTCATGCGCGATGTGCGGGGCCGGCTCAGCAGCGTGTCCAGCTCCGACCGCATCGCCGTGCTGCGCCTCGACGAGAGCCCCTCGACGATCGCCCCGCAGGACTTCCAGCAGGGCCTGTCGAGCACCACGATCTCCACCGAGCTGCGCAACGCCGTGCTCGACCAGTCGGACAAGCAGTGGTGGCAGCCCGTTGCGCTCACCGCCGCCGACGGCGACCGCAACCCGGGCATCATCGTCGGTCAGCGGCTCGTCGTGCCCAATGCGGGCGCCTACGGGCTGTACATCGCCTACGATCTGGCCGACACGCAGCAGACGCTCGTGCTCGTGCAGGGGAGCCTGTGGATCGCGGGCGTCGTGCTCATCGCGCTGATCACCCTCATCGTGTGGTTCTCGCTGCGCTCGGTCGTGCTGCCCATCACCGAGGCGGCCGAGACGAGTGCGCGCCTGGCCGCCGGCGACCTGGAGGTGCGGCTGCCGGTGCGCGGCGAGGATGAGCTGGCCACCCTGGGGCGCTCGTTCAACGCCATGGCCGACAGCATCGAGTCCCAGATCAAGGAGCTGGGCGAGCTGTCGCTGGTGCAGCAGCGCTTCGTCTCCGACGTCTCGCACGAGCTGCGCACGCCGCTGACGACCATCCGGCTGGCCTCGGAGATGCTCAACGACCAGCGCGACGCGTTCGATCCCACCACCACCCGCACGGCCGAGCTGCTGCACGCGCAGGTTCAGCGCTTCGACACCCTGCTGGCCGACCTGCTGGAGATCAGCCGCTACGACGCCGGCTCGGTGCAGCTGGAGACCGAGCCGACGAGCCTCGCCCACCTCGCCGAGGAGATGGTCGAAGAGCTCGCCCCGCTCGCCGAGACCCACGCGACCGCGCTGCGCCTCGTCGCCCCCGGCGGGCACACGCCGGTGGACATGGATCCGCGGCGGGTGCGCCGGGTGCTGCGCAACCTCGTCGGCAACGCCATCGAGCACGGCGAAGGGCATCCGATCGTCGTCACCGTCGACAGCAACCAGCATGCCGTCGCCGTCGGGGTGCGCGACTCCGGTCTGGGTATGGCGCCCGAGGACGCCGAGCGCGTGTTCGACCGCTTCTGGCGCGCCGACCCCTCCCGCACCCGCACGATCGGCGGCACGGGCCTCGGGCTGTCCATCGCCCTGGGCGATGCGCGCCTGCACGGCGGAACGCTCGCGGTGTGGTCGGAGCTGGGGGTGGGCACGAACTTCGTGCTCACGCTCCCGCGCGGCGCGGGAACAGTGCAGGGGCCGTCGCCCGTCGCGCTCGAGCCGGAGGAGGCGTT
- the mtrA gene encoding MtrAB system response regulator MtrA, with protein MTSRILVVDDDTALAEMIGIVLRTEGFEPVFCADGAKAVDEWRTQRPDLVLLDLMLPGMDGIEICTRIRAESGVPVIMLTARSDTADVVRGLEVGADDYIVKPFNPKELVARIRTRLRPTPQSTTEVLRIGDVVIDVDAHEVRRGQDPIALTPLEFQLLVALASKPQQVFSREMLLEQVWGYHYKADTRLVNVHVQRLRAKVELDPDNPRIVTTVRGVGYRAGSAG; from the coding sequence ATGACCTCACGCATCCTCGTGGTGGACGACGACACCGCCCTGGCCGAGATGATCGGCATCGTCCTGCGCACGGAGGGCTTTGAGCCCGTGTTCTGCGCCGACGGCGCCAAGGCCGTCGACGAATGGCGCACGCAGCGACCCGACCTCGTGCTTCTCGACCTCATGCTCCCCGGCATGGACGGGATCGAGATCTGCACCCGCATCCGCGCCGAATCCGGTGTGCCCGTCATCATGCTCACCGCGCGCAGCGACACGGCCGATGTCGTGCGCGGTCTCGAAGTGGGCGCTGACGACTACATCGTCAAGCCCTTCAACCCCAAGGAGCTCGTGGCGCGCATCCGCACCCGCCTGCGCCCGACCCCGCAGTCCACCACCGAGGTGCTGCGCATCGGCGACGTCGTGATCGACGTGGATGCGCACGAGGTGCGCCGCGGGCAGGACCCCATCGCGCTCACCCCGCTGGAGTTCCAGCTGCTCGTGGCTCTGGCATCCAAGCCGCAGCAGGTGTTCTCCCGCGAGATGCTGCTCGAGCAGGTGTGGGGCTACCACTACAAGGCCGACACGCGGCTCGTGAACGTGCACGTGCAACGGCTGCGCGCGAAGGTCGAGCTCGATCCCGACAACCCGCGCATCGTCACCACCGTGCGGGGCGTCGGCTATCGCGCCGGGAGCGCGGGCTAG